A genomic region of Fusarium falciforme chromosome 4, complete sequence contains the following coding sequences:
- a CDS encoding Short-chain dehydrogenase/reductase family protein produces MSTMPFFQPSIQPLPADLNFQGQTVIVTGASSDLGLEFSRQYLVRNASTLVLAVRNVSKGEKTKETLLTDPAILKSNTRADIRVMQFDAESYESTKRFVAQVKQELKQVHILMLNAGANGVAYEETRDGHEKTVQVNYLSNALLFFELLPLLEETAKQTGSPTRVSLTGSRMYDTGSLCKEPASTIPQPMLKFLDDPKNFKSFGRYGDSKLLVLLFIHRLGTLYGSDKVIVNNFCPGMVDTPMTKNLPWYLRVPVAALGILRRVRKVEHGGWVGLNAAAVAGRKSHGQLIGDTKIEKEAQFLTSETAKLFLTSAQNRCILPVRRHESFRREVVARHD; encoded by the coding sequence ATGTCTACTATGCCCTTCTTCCAACCTTCCATCCAACCTCTTCCTGCTGACCTGAACTTCCAAGGCCAGACGGTAATAGTCACAGGCGCTAGTTCAGACTTGGGACTTGAGTTCAGCCGCCAATATCTCGTCAGGAATGCCTCAACCCTTGTTCTGGCCGTTCGCAATGTGTCCAAAGGCGAAAAGACCAAGGAGACTCTGTTGACTGACCCGGCCATCTTGAAGTCAAACACAAGAGCCGACATTCGAGTCATGCAATTCGACGCCGAGTCGTATGAAAGCACCAAGAGATTTGTGGCGCAGGTCAAACAAGAGCTCAAGCAGGTGCACATCTTGATGTTGAACGCCGGCGCCAATGGCGTCGCCTACGAAGAGACTCGGGATGGCCATGAGAAGACTGTGCAAGTCAACTACTTGTCCAACGCGCTGCTGTTCTTTGAGCTTCTGCCTCTCCTGGAGGAGACAGCCAAACAAACAGGGAGCCCGACTCGAGTTTCACTGACAGGGAGTCGCATGTACGACACCGGCTCGCTCTGCAAAGAACCGGCATCGACGATACCACAGCCTATGCTCAAATTCCTCGATGACCCGAAGAACTTCAAGAGCTTCGGTCGTTACGGAGACTCGAAGCTGCTTGTTTTGTTGTTTATCCACCGGTTGGGCACACTCTATGGCTCTGATAAAGTTATTGTGAATAACTTTTGCCCTGGCATGGTCGACACGCCCATGACCAAGAATTTGCCTTGGTATCTTCGCGTTCCAGTCGCTGCATTGGGCATCTTGAGGAGAGTCAGGAAGGTAGAACATGGTGGATGGGTTGGCTTAAATGCCGCCGCAGTGGCTGGGCGTAAGTCTCACGGTCAGCTGATTGGCGACACCAAGATTGAAAAGGAAGCTCAATTTCTAACCTCTGAAACCGCGAAGCTGTTCCTAACGAGTGCACAGAATCGATGCATTCTACCAGTCAGACGCCATGAGAGTTTTAGAAGAGAGGTTGTGGCAAGACATGATTGA
- a CDS encoding Epimerase domain-containing protein, whose amino-acid sequence MAPLDNPAVPKGSTVLVTGANGLLGSHIVDQFLEYGYKVRGTVRDTEKNAWLQALFDKKYGKGSFELFKVADLAAEGAFDEAMKGTSVVAHTASITSFAPDPNDVIPQAIAFAENALKSAYKETSVKRFVLTSSSSAAVLSVPGAPGVEVLEDTWNEFAVKAAWAEPPYTPERGGVVYAASKTEAEKVVWKYHKENRDKRPDLVVNTVLPNFNFGKSLDPVNQGYPSSSGLPVALWQGQVTPFHHIIVPQYYINVQDTGRLHVAAAVFDHIKERRIFGFAGRFNWDEILDILRKVAPNKEFPANFSSGSDANEIKPRAEAEQLLRDLGRPGWVSLEETVLANVSDVKGA is encoded by the exons ATGGCCCCTCTTGATAACCCCGCAGTCCCCAAGGGCTCTACTGTCCTCGTCACCGGAGCCAACGGCCTGTTGGGTTCCCACATTGTCGACCAGTTCCTCGAGTACGGCTACAAAGTTCGCGGTACGGTTCGAGATACCGAGAAGAACGCCTGGCTCCAAGCTCTCTTCGATAAGAAGTACGGCAAGGGGAGCTTCGAGCTTTTCAAAGTGGCCGATCTGGCGGCCGAGGGAGCCTTCGATGAGGCCATGAAAG GGACTTCCGTTGTCGCGCACACCGCGAGCATCACGAGCTTCGCCCCAGACCCCAACGACGTGATTCCCCAGGCTATCGCCTTTGCTGAGAATGCCCTCAAGTCTGCTTACAAGGAAACTTCCGTGAAGCGATTCGTTTtgacgtcgtcgtcgtcggcagcTGTTCTCTCCGTACCAGGCGCCCCCGGTGTTGAAGTGCTGGAGGACACTTGGAATGAGTTCGCCGTTAAGGCCGCGTGGGCTGAACCTCCCTACACTCCCGAGCGTGGCGGCGTTGTTTATGCCGCCAGCAAaaccgaggccgagaaggtggTGTGGAAGTACCATAAGGAGAACCGAGACAAGCGCCCTGACCTAGTCGTCAACACAG TTCTCCCTAACTTCAACTTCGGAAAGTCTCTCGACCCAGTCAACCAGGGATATCCCAGCAGTTCTGGCCTCCCCGTTGCACTATGGCAGGGACAGGTGACCCCATTCCACCACATAATTGTACCGC AATACTATATCAATGTTCAGGATACCGGTAGGCTGCATGTCGCAGCCGCGGTCTTCGACCACATTAAGGAACGGCGAATTTTTGGCTTTGCCGGCCGCTTTAACTGGGATGAAATCCTGGACATCCTCCGAAAGGTCGCGCCTAACAAGGAATTTCCCGCCAACTTCTCCTCTGGATCAGACGCCAATGAGATTAAGCCCCGTGCTGAGGCCGAGCAGCTGTTGCGAGATCTTGGGCGGCCAGGCTGGGTTAGCCTGGAAGAGACTGTGCTTGCCAACGTCTCAGACGTGAAGGGCGCTTGA
- a CDS encoding Carboxylic ester hydrolase, translating to MAVLYFVALCALFLLSCLGQPVQATEFQQQCSKLAKSLRIPNANLTQSEFVAVNTTLSFPNVDPSCGRASQLVGADLCRVTLQVATSTRSGIKMEAWLPQNWTGRFLSTGNGGLGGCIQYEDMDYASSLGFATVGTNNGHDGQEGKDFLNNPDVIEDFAYRALHTGVVLGKDISKAFYGKPHTKSYYLGCSTGGRQGWKEIQSFPEDFDGVVAGAPAFSFNNLTSWSCHFLPLTGEAGAETFIPFDMWPTIHQDILDQCDDLDGAKDGILESPDLCDYDPSGLLCQDGETSNCLTSTQVKTLRSIYAPLMAADGSLVHPRMQPGAELTGASAMYFTGKPFFSADWFRYVVFNDSDWDPLSLKPEDYDLASALNPFNIETWQGDLSAFQKRGGKVLHYHGLVDGVITSDNSPRYYEHVSRTMNLSSAELDDFYRYFRISGMAHCSGGPGATFIGNQAKSMASLDPRENVLMAMVNWVEQGEAPDAILGTAYVNGTKEAGVDYKRWHCRWPRRNVYKGEGDVKDENSWECKDT from the coding sequence ATGGCAGTCCTCTATTTTGTCGCTCTATGCGCTCTGTTTCTACTATCATGTCTTGGTCAGCCCGTCCAAGCCACCGAGTTTCAACAGCAATGTTCAAAATTGGCCAAATCTTTGAGAATTCCTAATGCAAACCTGACACAGTCAGAGTTTGTCGCAGTAAACACTACTCTGTCATTTCCTAATGTGGACCCAAGCTGCGGCCGCGCTTCCCAGCTTGTGGGGGCAGATCTTTGCCGCGTCACGCTACAGGTCGCCACATCGACAAGGTCTGGAATCAAGATGGAGGCCTGGCTACCGCAGAACTGGACCGGACGGTTTCTGAGCACTGGAAATGGCGGTCTCGGAGGCTGCATCCAGTACGAAGATATGGACTACGCATCATCCCTGGGTTTTGCCACAGTTGGGACCAACAACGGCCACGACGGCCAGGAGGGCAAAGACTTTCTCAACAACCCCGATGTTATTGAGGACTTTGCCTACAGGGCTCTTCATACGGGTGTGGTGCTGGGTAAAGATATCAGCAAGGCCTTTTACGGCAAACCGCACACAAAGAGCTACTATCTTGGCTGCTCCACGGGCGGTCGCCAAGGATGGAAGGAGATTCAGTCATTCCCAGAAGATTTTGACGGCGTTGTCGCTGGGGCTCCTGCTTTTTCTTTCAACAACCTCACATCTTGGAGCTGCCATTTCCTCCCGTTGACGGGCGAGGCCGGTGCCGAAACTTTCATTCCTTTTGATATGTGGCCCACTATCCATCAGGACATCCTAGATCAATGTGATGACCTGGATGGTGCAAAGGACGGCATTCTTGAGTCCCCAGATTTGTGTGACTATGATCCAAGTGGTCTTCTTTGCCAGGATGGCGAAACAAGCAACTGCCTCACATCAACGCAAGTCAAGACGCTTCGCAGCATCTATGCTCCATTGATGGCCGCGGATGGAAGCCTGGTGCATCCTCGGATGCAGCCTGGTGCTGAGCTGACAGGGGCGTCAGCTATGTACTTTACCGGCAAGCCCTTCTTTTCTGCTGACTGGTTTCGGTACGTCGTTTTCAACGACTCTGACTGGGATCCTCTCAGCCTCAAGCCCGAGGACTACGACCTGGCATCTGCCCTGAACCCATTCAACATCGAGACATGGCAGGGTGATCTGTCGGCTTTCCAGAAGAGGGGAGGCAAAGTCCTTCACTATCATGGCCTAGTTGATGGAGTCATTACGAGTGACAACTCGCCAAGATACTACGAGCACGTGTCACGAACAATGAACCTGAGCTCCGCAGAGCTCGATGACTTCTACCGCTACTTCCGCATCTCAGGCATGGCTCACTGTAGCGGAGGGCCCGGAGCTACTTTTATCGGCAATCAGGCGAAGAGCATGGCCAGTTTGGATCCCAGGGAGAATGTTCTCATGGCTATGGTCAATTGGGTAGAGCAAGGCGAAGCCCCAGACGCAATTCTTGGTACGGCCTATGTCAACGGAACCAAGGAAGCCGGTGTGGACTATAAGCGTTGGCATTGTCGGTGGCCTAGGCGCAATGTCTACAAGGGAGAGGGTGATGTAAAGGATGAAAACAGTTGGGAATGTAAGGATACTTAG